In a single window of the Carassius carassius chromosome 26, fCarCar2.1, whole genome shotgun sequence genome:
- the LOC132106263 gene encoding small ribosomal subunit protein mS33-like: protein MAGLSGYALRVARLSARIFGDVARHTDSKSMKVVELFKEPPLAQRKEVYDWYPPHKIYYSMTQKLRFMGLFRDEHQDFKEEMRRLRKLRGKGKPKKGEGKRAAKKK, encoded by the exons ATGGCTGGTCTGTCTGGCTATGCCCTGCGCGTGGCCCGTCTGAGCGCCCGGATATTTGGAGATGTGGCCCGTCACACAGACTCCAAATCTATGAAAGTGGTAGAGTTGTTTAAAGAACCCCCGCTGGCCCAGAGAAAAGAAGTGTATGACTGGTATCCCCCACACAAGATCTACTATTCAATGACTCAGAAGCTCAGATTCATGGGGCTTTTCAG GGATGAGCACCAGGATTTCAAGGAGGAAATGAGGCGCTTGAGGAAACTGCGGGGTAAAGGAAAACCCAAGAAGGGAGAAGGGAAGAGAGCCGCAAAGAAGAAGTAG